One window of the Thermoflexus hugenholtzii JAD2 genome contains the following:
- a CDS encoding co-chaperone GroES — protein sequence MHRSGSRRWIFNEEEGTAMAEERFPWQPLGSRVVIRPVEQESRTPSGLIIPETAKEKPQVGIVVAVGDDESIKVRVGDRVLFPKYSGNEVKVNGVEYLILDANDLLAYDAETRATLPEPKPARKGRRKA from the coding sequence ATGCATCGCTCCGGATCCCGGCGGTGGATCTTCAATGAAGAGGAGGGAACAGCGATGGCGGAGGAGCGCTTCCCGTGGCAACCCCTCGGCAGCCGGGTGGTCATCCGCCCGGTGGAGCAGGAGAGCCGCACGCCGAGCGGCCTGATCATCCCGGAGACCGCCAAGGAGAAGCCCCAGGTCGGGATCGTGGTCGCCGTCGGCGACGATGAGTCCATTAAGGTGCGTGTCGGGGATCGAGTGCTGTTCCCCAAATACTCGGGGAACGAGGTGAAGGTGAACGGCGTGGAGTATCTCATCCTCGACGCCAACGACCTGCTGGCCTACGACGCGGAGACGCGGGCCACGCTGCCGGAGCCGAAGCCCGCGCGCAAAGGCCGGCGCAAGGCATAA
- a CDS encoding glycoside hydrolase family 108 protein — protein sequence MEKGLQIDLEGIREVIRQLRAWAPVWEETFRRAQRVGIALVRTVRAVPGRRFEEETEGPKGRLSQAAERVRILADTMEQALLHLEAAFLQAAQMVERAGESVGEGALPTAALSASFEEAYAFVRRWEGGYVHDPDDPGGATNMGITQGTYDAWRREKGLPPQDVRALTPEEARAIYLERYWASSGAATIPSPALAMIHFDTAVNMGVGRAREFLQRIQEGGRSSPREMVEAYLDLRLNRYLEIADQYPSQRKFLAGWLNRLRDLAEAATGEPEFAASFERKVEQALEARAAEDPAYATILERFRRMWRR from the coding sequence ATGGAAAAGGGTCTGCAGATCGATCTGGAGGGGATACGGGAGGTGATCCGGCAGCTGCGGGCGTGGGCCCCCGTCTGGGAGGAGACCTTCCGGCGGGCCCAGCGGGTGGGGATCGCCCTGGTGCGGACGGTCCGCGCGGTCCCCGGGCGGCGGTTCGAGGAGGAGACAGAGGGCCCCAAGGGACGTCTGAGCCAGGCGGCGGAGCGGGTGCGGATCCTGGCCGACACCATGGAGCAGGCCCTCCTCCACCTGGAGGCGGCCTTCCTGCAGGCGGCCCAGATGGTGGAGCGCGCGGGGGAAAGCGTTGGGGAGGGGGCGCTCCCCACGGCCGCCCTCTCGGCGTCCTTCGAGGAGGCCTACGCCTTCGTCCGCCGATGGGAAGGCGGATACGTCCACGACCCCGATGATCCCGGCGGCGCCACGAACATGGGGATCACCCAGGGCACCTATGATGCCTGGCGCCGCGAGAAGGGGTTACCTCCTCAGGACGTCCGCGCCCTCACGCCGGAGGAGGCCCGGGCCATTTACCTGGAGAGATACTGGGCGTCATCCGGGGCAGCCACCATCCCTTCTCCAGCCCTGGCCATGATCCACTTCGACACGGCGGTGAACATGGGGGTGGGGCGCGCCCGGGAGTTCCTCCAGCGGATCCAGGAGGGGGGTCGTTCCAGCCCTCGGGAGATGGTGGAAGCCTATCTGGATCTGCGGTTGAACCGCTACCTGGAGATCGCCGATCAGTACCCTTCCCAGCGGAAGTTCCTCGCGGGTTGGCTGAACCGGCTGCGGGATCTGGCCGAGGCCGCTACGGGGGAACCGGAGTTCGCGGCCTCCTTTGAGCGGAAGGTGGAGCAGGCCCTGGAGGCCCGGGCCGCCGAAGATCCCGCTTATGCGACGATCCTGGAGCGCTTCCGCAGGATGTGGAGGAGGTAA
- a CDS encoding type II toxin-antitoxin system HicB family antitoxin has product MRLKVVLEPSDEGGYTVYVPSLPGCISEGETIEEALRNIREAIELYLEPVEDDRVPLLSEAALLEEIDL; this is encoded by the coding sequence ATGCGCCTGAAAGTTGTGCTGGAACCCAGCGATGAGGGTGGATATACGGTATATGTGCCCTCATTACCCGGATGCATCAGTGAGGGAGAAACGATTGAAGAGGCGCTGCGAAACATTCGGGAGGCCATTGAGCTGTATCTGGAGCCCGTGGAGGATGACCGGGTTCCCCTCCTTAGCGAAGCCGCGCTGCTTGAGGAGATCGATCTGTGA
- a CDS encoding tetratricopeptide repeat protein — protein MRTILLSLIAISVLVGCGWPSSPEGGTPIVVKATTSPGPEEIGGTPTVVKSPASLTQERLQALEEAIRRGEWAAARTAYEAAGAPPLPAERLNAWMEQALREIIRAQKKGQYEEADRIQADALALLGQGCRCLDPQGGLRPDAAPAGLRVEWVLALSLAGRPGGAALGGTEPLPEWGRKWIAARFGREPSTIPPLVDVQICPIADHLFLVVGFYILQLDGPFQGEAPGLSALQEEERDPERYYVLCEADRIQWVNAMSGGRGTALEAEWDGKGFRSMGVERANPAADTYQEVRRHVEAGELEEALRAYEAGAFTRRVDEDPELATEALRQGLAVAQRRAEAGDAAGAARALHAALTLASIPYELEGPTFLPQDWAIRSRSLEEWAREAFYGPALDPALYRETLAHYARYLAQSGRAREAEPILRGLIVLSPDYAPAYLDLGDALWDLGKQEEAREFYRRYRTLRPGEEPPPRVRERLGP, from the coding sequence ATGCGAACGATCCTTTTGAGCCTGATCGCCATAAGCGTGCTCGTTGGTTGTGGGTGGCCTTCCTCCCCCGAGGGAGGAACGCCCATCGTGGTGAAAGCCACGACTTCGCCAGGGCCGGAAGAGATAGGGGGAACACCCACTGTGGTGAAGAGCCCGGCCTCCCTGACGCAGGAGAGGCTGCAGGCGCTGGAGGAGGCGATCCGAAGGGGGGAGTGGGCGGCGGCTCGGACGGCGTATGAGGCCGCTGGCGCGCCGCCATTGCCAGCCGAGCGCCTCAACGCATGGATGGAACAGGCCCTTCGCGAGATCATCCGAGCACAGAAGAAGGGACAATACGAGGAAGCCGATCGCATCCAGGCGGACGCCCTCGCTCTGTTGGGCCAGGGATGCCGGTGTCTGGATCCCCAGGGCGGCCTCCGCCCGGATGCTGCGCCCGCCGGCTTGCGGGTGGAATGGGTCCTGGCCCTCTCTCTGGCGGGACGGCCGGGAGGCGCGGCGCTGGGAGGCACCGAGCCCCTACCTGAGTGGGGACGGAAGTGGATCGCCGCGCGCTTCGGCCGAGAGCCGTCCACGATCCCTCCGTTGGTGGACGTGCAGATCTGTCCGATCGCCGATCACCTCTTCCTGGTCGTGGGCTTCTATATCCTCCAGCTGGACGGCCCGTTTCAGGGGGAGGCGCCCGGGCTGTCGGCGCTGCAAGAGGAGGAGCGGGATCCCGAACGGTATTACGTGCTCTGCGAGGCGGATCGCATCCAGTGGGTGAACGCGATGAGCGGAGGAAGGGGGACAGCCCTGGAGGCGGAGTGGGACGGGAAGGGCTTCCGATCGATGGGAGTGGAACGGGCGAACCCGGCCGCGGACACCTATCAGGAGGTCCGACGACATGTGGAAGCCGGGGAGCTCGAGGAGGCCCTGCGGGCGTATGAAGCGGGAGCCTTCACCCGTCGGGTGGATGAGGATCCCGAGCTGGCCACGGAGGCGTTGCGCCAGGGGCTGGCGGTGGCCCAGCGACGGGCCGAGGCCGGGGACGCAGCGGGGGCCGCGCGGGCCCTTCACGCCGCCCTCACCCTCGCCTCGATCCCCTATGAGCTGGAGGGGCCGACCTTCCTCCCCCAGGACTGGGCCATTCGGTCGCGTTCCCTGGAGGAGTGGGCCCGAGAAGCCTTCTATGGCCCCGCTCTGGATCCAGCGCTCTATCGGGAGACCCTGGCCCATTACGCCCGTTACTTAGCCCAAAGCGGAAGGGCCCGCGAGGCGGAGCCCATCCTGCGGGGTTTGATCGTCCTCTCTCCAGACTACGCGCCGGCGTATCTGGATCTGGGCGATGCCCTGTGGGACCTGGGGAAGCAGGAGGAGGCGCGGGAGTTCTACCGGCGATATCGGACGCTGCGACCTGGGGAGGAGCCGCCCCCGCGGGTGCGGGAGCGCCTGGGCCCATAG
- a CDS encoding type II toxin-antitoxin system HicA family toxin: MTKIPSLPYDGIIRALQRDGWTVVRQRRSHIRLQKRVGVEVLKITIPAHRPVKRSTPAHIRKQARWSVDGFLKLL, translated from the coding sequence GTGACAAAGATCCCCAGCCTCCCTTACGATGGGATCATCCGCGCGCTTCAGCGGGATGGATGGACTGTGGTTCGCCAGCGCAGGAGCCATATTCGTCTGCAGAAAAGGGTAGGTGTTGAGGTGTTGAAGATCACAATCCCAGCTCACCGCCCCGTGAAACGTTCAACCCCCGCTCATATCCGGAAGCAAGCTCGATGGAGCGTGGATGGCTTTCTGAAGCTCCTTTGA